A stretch of the Candidatus Deferrimicrobiaceae bacterium genome encodes the following:
- a CDS encoding P-II family nitrogen regulator, which yields MKKIEAIIKPFKLDEVKEALNDIGIQGITVSEVKGFGRQKGHTELYRGAEYVVDFLPKIKLEVIVPDDLVPQVVETVEKSARTGRIGDGKIFVTNVEEVVRIRTGERGTDAI from the coding sequence ATGAAGAAGATCGAGGCCATTATCAAGCCGTTCAAGCTCGACGAGGTCAAGGAGGCGTTAAACGACATCGGCATCCAGGGGATCACCGTGTCCGAGGTCAAGGGCTTCGGGCGCCAGAAGGGGCACACCGAGCTCTACCGGGGGGCGGAGTACGTGGTCGACTTCCTCCCCAAGATCAAGCTCGAGGTGATCGTTCCCGACGACCTGGTTCCGCAGGTCGTGGAGACGGTGGAAAAGTCCGCGCGGACGGGACGGATCGGAGACGGGAAGATCTTCGTGACGAACGTGGAGGAAGTGGTGCGGATCCGGACGGGCGAGCGAGGGACGGATGCGATCTGA